One window from the genome of Canis lupus dingo isolate Sandy chromosome 15, ASM325472v2, whole genome shotgun sequence encodes:
- the PTCH2 gene encoding protein patched homolog 2 isoform X3, whose amino-acid sequence MARPPPLQELPPGYTPPARATSPQIPAGSLKAPLWLRAYFQGLLFSLGCGIQRHCGKVLFLGLLAFGALALGLRVAIVETDLEQLWVEVGSRVSQELHYTKEKLGEEAAYTSQMLIQTPRQEGENVLTPEALGLHLQAALTASKVQVSLYGKSWDLNKICYKSGIPLIENGMIERMIEKLFPCVILTPLDCFWEGAKLQGGSAYLPGRPDIQWTNLDPEQLLEELGPFASLEGFRELLDKAQVGQAYVGRPCLHPDDLHCPPSAPNHHSKQAPNVAQELSGGCHGFSHKFMHWQEELLLGGMARDPQGQLLRAEALQSTFLLMSPRQLYEHFRGDYQTHDIGWSEEQAGTVLQAWQRRFVQLAQEALPQNSSQQIHAFSSTTLDDILHAFSEVSAARVVGGYLLMLAYACVTMLRWDCAQSQGAVGLAGVLLVALAVASGLGLCALLGIAFNAATTQVLPFLALGIGVDDIFLLAHAFTEAPPGTPLQERTGECLQRTGTSVALTSISHMVAFFMAALVPIPALRAFSLQAAIVVGCNFAAVMLVFPAVLSLDLHRRHCQRLDVLCCFSSPCSARVIQILPQELGDGTVPVGIAHLTATVQAFAHCEAGSQHVVTILPPRARLVPPPSDPLGSELFSPGGSTRDLLGQEEGTRQKATCSSLPCARWNLAHFARSQFAPLLLQSHSKAIVLVLFGALLGLSLYGATLVQDGLALTDVVPRGTKEHAFLSAQLRYFSLYEVALVTQGGFDYAHSQRALFDLHQRFSSLKAVLPTPATQAPRTWLHYYRNWLLGIQAAFDQDWASGRISRHSCRNGSEDGALAYKLLLQTGDAQEPLDFSQLTTRKLVDKEGLIAPELFYVGLTMWVSSDPLGLAASQANFYPPPPEWLHDKYDTTGENLRIPAAQPLEFAQFPFLLRGLQKTADFVEAIEGARAACAEAGQAGVRAYPSGSPFLFWEQYLGLRRYFLLAICILLVCTFLVCALLLLNPWTAGLIVLVLAMMTVELFGIMGFLGIKLSAIPVVILVASVGIGVEFTVHVALGFLTTQGSRNLRAAHALERTFAPVTDGAVSTLLGLLMLAGSNFDFIIRYFFVVLTVLTLLGLLHGLVLLPVLLSILGPPPEVVQMYKESPEVLSPPAPREGGLRWGLPPTLPQSFARVTTSMTVALHPPPLPGAYIHPASDEPTWSPVATSAASGSSNLSSRGPCPATG is encoded by the exons atggcccggccgccgccgctcCAGGAGCTGCCCCCTGGCTATACACCCCCAGCTCGAGCCACGTCGCCCCAG atcccagccGGGAGCCTGAAGGCTCCACTCTGGCTTCGCGCTTACTTCCAGGGcctgctcttctctctgggcTGCGGGATCCAGAGACACTGTGGCAAAGTGCTCTTCCTGGGCCTCTTGGCCTTCGGAGCCCTGGCACTGGGTCTTCGCGTGGCCATCGTTGAGACAGACCTAGAACAGCTCTGGGTGGAAG TGGGCAGCCGGGTGAGCCAGGAGTTGCATTACACCAAGgagaagctgggggaggaggctgcATACACCTCCCAGATGCTGATACAGACCCCACGCCAGGAAGGGGAGAACGTCCTCACCCCCGAGGCGCTCGGCCTCCACCTCCAGGCAGCCCTCACCGCCAGTAAAGTGCAAGTATCACTCTACGGAAA GTCCTGGGATTTGAACAAAATCTGCTACAAGTCAGGGATTCCCCTAATTGAAAATGGAATGATTGAGCGG ATGATAGAGAAGCTGTTTCCGTGCGTGATCCTCACCCCCCTCGACTGCTTCTGGGAGGGCGCCAAGCTCCAAGGGGGCTCAGCCTACTTGCC TGGCCGCCCTGACATCCAGTGGACCAACCTGGATCCAGAGCAGCTGCTGGAGGAGCTGGGGCCCTTTGCCTCCCTCGAGGGCTTCCGGGAGCTGCTAGACAAGGCACAGGTGGGCCAGGCCTATGTGGGGCGGCCCTGTCTGCACCCTGACGACCTCCACTGCCCGCCTAGTGCCCCTAACCATCACAGCAAGCAG GCTCCCAacgtggctcaggagttgagtggGGGCTGTCACGGCTTTTCCCACAAGTTCATGCACTGGCAGGAGGAACTGCTGCTGGGGGGCATGGCCAGAGACCCCCAAGGACAGCTGCTGAG GGCGGAGGCCCTGCAGAGCACCTTCCTGCTGATGAGTCCCCGCCAGCTGTACGAGCACTTCCGGGGCGACTACCAGACGCATGACATCGGCTGGAGCGAGGAGCAGGCGGGGACAGTGCTACAGGCCTGGCAGCGGCGCTTCGTGCAG CTGGCTCAGGAGGCCCTGCCTCAGAATTCATCCCAGCAGATCCATGCCTTTTCCTCCACCACTCTGGATGACATCCTGCATGCTTTCTCTGAAGTCAGTGCTGCCCGTGTGGTCGGAGGCTATCTGCTCATG CTAGCCTATGCTTGCGTGACGATGCTGCGCTGGGACTGTGCCCAGTCCCAGGGTGCCGTGGGCCTTGCGGGGGTGCTGCTGGTAGCCCTGGCGGTGGCCTCGGGCCTTGGGCTCTGCGCCCTGCTGGGCATCGCCTTCAATGCCGCcactacccag GTGCTGCCCTTCTTGGCACTGGGCATCGGCGTGGATGACATATTCCTGCTGGCACATGCCTTCACAGAGGCTCCACCTGGCACCCCTCTCCAG GAGCGCACAGGTGAGTGTCTGCAGCGCACAGGCACCAGCGTCGCACTCACGTCCATCAGCCACATGGTTGCCTTCTTCATGGCCGCCCTGGTTCCCATCCCGGCCCTGCGGGCCTTCTCCCTGCAG GCAGCCATAGTCGTTGGCTGCAACTTTGCAGCCGTGATGCTTGTCTTCCCAGCGGTCCTCAGTCTGGACCTGCACCGACGCCACTGCCAGCGCCTTGACGTGCTCTGCTGCTTCTCTAG ccCCTGCTCTGCGCGGGTAATTCAGATCCTGCCCCAGGAACTGGGGGACGGGACGGTGCCAGTGGGCATCGCCCACCTGACCGCCACGGTTCAAGCCTTTGCCCACTGCGAAGCCGGCAGCCAGCACGTCGTCACCATCCTGCCTCCCCGAGCCCGCTTGGTGCCCCCACCTTCTGACCCACTGGGCTCTGAGCTCTTCAGCCCAGGAGGATCCACACGGGACCTTCTAGGCCAAGAGGAGGGGACGAGACAAAAGGCAACCTGCAGCTCCCTGCCCTGTGCCCGCTGGAATCTTGCCCATTTTGCCCGCTCTCAGTTTGCACCCTTGCTGCTCCAGTCACACAGCAAG GCCATCGTGCTGGTGCTCTTTGGGGCTCTCCTGGGCCTGAGCCTCTACGGAGCAACCTTGGTGCAGGATGGGCTGGCCCTGACGGATGTGGTGCCTCGGGGCACCAAGGAGCACGCCTTCCTGAGCGCCCAGCTCAGGTACTTCTCCCTGTACGAGGTGGCCCTGGTGACGCAGGGTGGCTTTGACTACGCCCACTCCCAACGCGCCCTCTTTGATCTGCACCAGCGCTTCAGCTCTCTCAAGGCCGTGCTGCCCACAcctgccacccaggcgccgcgCACCTGGCTACACTATTACCGGAACTGGCTCCTGG GAATCCAGGCCGCCTTTGACCAGGACTGGGCTTCTGGGCGCATTAGCCGCCACTCGTGCCGCAATGGCTCCGAGGACGGGGCCCTGGCCTACAAGCTGCTCCTCCAGACCGGGGATGCCCAAGAGCCTCTGGATTTCAGCCAG ctgACCACACGGAAGCTGGTAGACAAGGAGGGGCTGATTGCACCTGAGCTCTTCTACGTGGGGCTGACCATGTGGGTAAGCAGTGACCCGCTGGGCCTGGCGGCCTCACAGGCCAACTTCTACCCCCCACCTCCCGAGTGGCTGCACGACAAGTACGACACCACCGGGGAGAACCTTCGCA TCCCGGCGGCCCAGCCCCTGGAGTTTGCCCAGTTCCCCTTCCTACTGCGTGGCCTCCAGAAGACTGCGGACTTTGTGGAGGCCATCGAGGGGGCCCGGGCAGCATGCGCCGAGGCAGGTCAGGCCGGGGTGCGCGCCTACCCCAGCGgctcccccttcctcttctggGAGCAGTATCTGGGCCTGCGGCGCTACTTCCTGCTGGCTATCTGCATCCTGCTGGTATGCACTTTCCTCGTCTGTGCCCTGCTGCTGCTCAACCCCTGGACGGCTGGCCTCATC GTACTGGTCCTGGCGATGATGACTGTGGAGCTCTTTGGCATCATGGGTTTCCTGGGCATCAAACTGAGTGCCATCCCCGTGGTGATCCTTGTGGCCTCTGTGGGCATTGGTGTTGAGTTCACAGTCCACGTGGCTCTG GGCTTCCTGACCACCCAGGGTAGCCGGAACCTGCGGGCTGCCCACGCCCTAGAGCGCACGTTTGCCCCAGTGACCGATGGGGCCGTGTCCACGTTGCTGGGTCTGCTCATGCTTGCTGGCTCCAACTTTGACTTCATCATACG GTACTTTTTCGTGGTGCTAACTGTGCTCACACTCCTGGGCCTCCTCCATGGGCTCGTGCTGCTGCCTGTGCTGCTGTCCATCCTGGGCCCCCCGCCAGAG GTGGTACAGATGTACAAGGAGAGCCCAGAGGTCCTCAGCCCCCCAGCTCCACGAGAAGGAGGGCTCAGGTGGGGgttgccccccaccctgccccagagCTTTGCCAGAGTGACTACCTCCATGACGGTggccctccacccacccccactgcccGGTGCCTACATCCACCCAGCCTCTGACGAGCCCACTTGGTCCCCTGTTGCCACATCAGCTGCCAGCGGCTCCAGCAACCTCAGTTCCAGGGGACCATGTCCAGCCACTGGGTGA
- the PTCH2 gene encoding protein patched homolog 2 isoform X2 — MARPPPLQELPPGYTPPARATSPQIPAGSLKAPLWLRAYFQGLLFSLGCGIQRHCGKVLFLGLLAFGALALGLRVAIVETDLEQLWVEVGSRVSQELHYTKEKLGEEAAYTSQMLIQTPRQEGENVLTPEALGLHLQAALTASKVSWDLNKICYKSGIPLIENGMIERMIEKLFPCVILTPLDCFWEGAKLQGGSAYLPGRPDIQWTNLDPEQLLEELGPFASLEGFRELLDKAQVGQAYVGRPCLHPDDLHCPPSAPNHHSKQAPNVAQELSGGCHGFSHKFMHWQEELLLGGMARDPQGQLLRAEALQSTFLLMSPRQLYEHFRGDYQTHDIGWSEEQAGTVLQAWQRRFVQVSVRMGKGGARGCSLLLPLRSTLSLQLAQEALPQNSSQQIHAFSSTTLDDILHAFSEVSAARVVGGYLLMLAYACVTMLRWDCAQSQGAVGLAGVLLVALAVASGLGLCALLGIAFNAATTQVLPFLALGIGVDDIFLLAHAFTEAPPGTPLQERTGECLQRTGTSVALTSISHMVAFFMAALVPIPALRAFSLQAAIVVGCNFAAVMLVFPAVLSLDLHRRHCQRLDVLCCFSSPCSARVIQILPQELGDGTVPVGIAHLTATVQAFAHCEAGSQHVVTILPPRARLVPPPSDPLGSELFSPGGSTRDLLGQEEGTRQKATCSSLPCARWNLAHFARSQFAPLLLQSHSKAIVLVLFGALLGLSLYGATLVQDGLALTDVVPRGTKEHAFLSAQLRYFSLYEVALVTQGGFDYAHSQRALFDLHQRFSSLKAVLPTPATQAPRTWLHYYRNWLLGIQAAFDQDWASGRISRHSCRNGSEDGALAYKLLLQTGDAQEPLDFSQLTTRKLVDKEGLIAPELFYVGLTMWVSSDPLGLAASQANFYPPPPEWLHDKYDTTGENLRIPAAQPLEFAQFPFLLRGLQKTADFVEAIEGARAACAEAGQAGVRAYPSGSPFLFWEQYLGLRRYFLLAICILLVCTFLVCALLLLNPWTAGLIVLVLAMMTVELFGIMGFLGIKLSAIPVVILVASVGIGVEFTVHVALGFLTTQGSRNLRAAHALERTFAPVTDGAVSTLLGLLMLAGSNFDFIIRYFFVVLTVLTLLGLLHGLVLLPVLLSILGPPPEVVQMYKESPEVLSPPAPREGGLRWGLPPTLPQSFARVTTSMTVALHPPPLPGAYIHPASDEPTWSPVATSAASGSSNLSSRGPCPATG, encoded by the exons atggcccggccgccgccgctcCAGGAGCTGCCCCCTGGCTATACACCCCCAGCTCGAGCCACGTCGCCCCAG atcccagccGGGAGCCTGAAGGCTCCACTCTGGCTTCGCGCTTACTTCCAGGGcctgctcttctctctgggcTGCGGGATCCAGAGACACTGTGGCAAAGTGCTCTTCCTGGGCCTCTTGGCCTTCGGAGCCCTGGCACTGGGTCTTCGCGTGGCCATCGTTGAGACAGACCTAGAACAGCTCTGGGTGGAAG TGGGCAGCCGGGTGAGCCAGGAGTTGCATTACACCAAGgagaagctgggggaggaggctgcATACACCTCCCAGATGCTGATACAGACCCCACGCCAGGAAGGGGAGAACGTCCTCACCCCCGAGGCGCTCGGCCTCCACCTCCAGGCAGCCCTCACCGCCAGTAAAGT GTCCTGGGATTTGAACAAAATCTGCTACAAGTCAGGGATTCCCCTAATTGAAAATGGAATGATTGAGCGG ATGATAGAGAAGCTGTTTCCGTGCGTGATCCTCACCCCCCTCGACTGCTTCTGGGAGGGCGCCAAGCTCCAAGGGGGCTCAGCCTACTTGCC TGGCCGCCCTGACATCCAGTGGACCAACCTGGATCCAGAGCAGCTGCTGGAGGAGCTGGGGCCCTTTGCCTCCCTCGAGGGCTTCCGGGAGCTGCTAGACAAGGCACAGGTGGGCCAGGCCTATGTGGGGCGGCCCTGTCTGCACCCTGACGACCTCCACTGCCCGCCTAGTGCCCCTAACCATCACAGCAAGCAG GCTCCCAacgtggctcaggagttgagtggGGGCTGTCACGGCTTTTCCCACAAGTTCATGCACTGGCAGGAGGAACTGCTGCTGGGGGGCATGGCCAGAGACCCCCAAGGACAGCTGCTGAG GGCGGAGGCCCTGCAGAGCACCTTCCTGCTGATGAGTCCCCGCCAGCTGTACGAGCACTTCCGGGGCGACTACCAGACGCATGACATCGGCTGGAGCGAGGAGCAGGCGGGGACAGTGCTACAGGCCTGGCAGCGGCGCTTCGTGCAGGTCAGTGTGCGGATGGGCAAGGGCGGTGCCCgaggctgctccctcctcctgcccctcagaTCCACCCTGTCTCTGCAGCTGGCTCAGGAGGCCCTGCCTCAGAATTCATCCCAGCAGATCCATGCCTTTTCCTCCACCACTCTGGATGACATCCTGCATGCTTTCTCTGAAGTCAGTGCTGCCCGTGTGGTCGGAGGCTATCTGCTCATG CTAGCCTATGCTTGCGTGACGATGCTGCGCTGGGACTGTGCCCAGTCCCAGGGTGCCGTGGGCCTTGCGGGGGTGCTGCTGGTAGCCCTGGCGGTGGCCTCGGGCCTTGGGCTCTGCGCCCTGCTGGGCATCGCCTTCAATGCCGCcactacccag GTGCTGCCCTTCTTGGCACTGGGCATCGGCGTGGATGACATATTCCTGCTGGCACATGCCTTCACAGAGGCTCCACCTGGCACCCCTCTCCAG GAGCGCACAGGTGAGTGTCTGCAGCGCACAGGCACCAGCGTCGCACTCACGTCCATCAGCCACATGGTTGCCTTCTTCATGGCCGCCCTGGTTCCCATCCCGGCCCTGCGGGCCTTCTCCCTGCAG GCAGCCATAGTCGTTGGCTGCAACTTTGCAGCCGTGATGCTTGTCTTCCCAGCGGTCCTCAGTCTGGACCTGCACCGACGCCACTGCCAGCGCCTTGACGTGCTCTGCTGCTTCTCTAG ccCCTGCTCTGCGCGGGTAATTCAGATCCTGCCCCAGGAACTGGGGGACGGGACGGTGCCAGTGGGCATCGCCCACCTGACCGCCACGGTTCAAGCCTTTGCCCACTGCGAAGCCGGCAGCCAGCACGTCGTCACCATCCTGCCTCCCCGAGCCCGCTTGGTGCCCCCACCTTCTGACCCACTGGGCTCTGAGCTCTTCAGCCCAGGAGGATCCACACGGGACCTTCTAGGCCAAGAGGAGGGGACGAGACAAAAGGCAACCTGCAGCTCCCTGCCCTGTGCCCGCTGGAATCTTGCCCATTTTGCCCGCTCTCAGTTTGCACCCTTGCTGCTCCAGTCACACAGCAAG GCCATCGTGCTGGTGCTCTTTGGGGCTCTCCTGGGCCTGAGCCTCTACGGAGCAACCTTGGTGCAGGATGGGCTGGCCCTGACGGATGTGGTGCCTCGGGGCACCAAGGAGCACGCCTTCCTGAGCGCCCAGCTCAGGTACTTCTCCCTGTACGAGGTGGCCCTGGTGACGCAGGGTGGCTTTGACTACGCCCACTCCCAACGCGCCCTCTTTGATCTGCACCAGCGCTTCAGCTCTCTCAAGGCCGTGCTGCCCACAcctgccacccaggcgccgcgCACCTGGCTACACTATTACCGGAACTGGCTCCTGG GAATCCAGGCCGCCTTTGACCAGGACTGGGCTTCTGGGCGCATTAGCCGCCACTCGTGCCGCAATGGCTCCGAGGACGGGGCCCTGGCCTACAAGCTGCTCCTCCAGACCGGGGATGCCCAAGAGCCTCTGGATTTCAGCCAG ctgACCACACGGAAGCTGGTAGACAAGGAGGGGCTGATTGCACCTGAGCTCTTCTACGTGGGGCTGACCATGTGGGTAAGCAGTGACCCGCTGGGCCTGGCGGCCTCACAGGCCAACTTCTACCCCCCACCTCCCGAGTGGCTGCACGACAAGTACGACACCACCGGGGAGAACCTTCGCA TCCCGGCGGCCCAGCCCCTGGAGTTTGCCCAGTTCCCCTTCCTACTGCGTGGCCTCCAGAAGACTGCGGACTTTGTGGAGGCCATCGAGGGGGCCCGGGCAGCATGCGCCGAGGCAGGTCAGGCCGGGGTGCGCGCCTACCCCAGCGgctcccccttcctcttctggGAGCAGTATCTGGGCCTGCGGCGCTACTTCCTGCTGGCTATCTGCATCCTGCTGGTATGCACTTTCCTCGTCTGTGCCCTGCTGCTGCTCAACCCCTGGACGGCTGGCCTCATC GTACTGGTCCTGGCGATGATGACTGTGGAGCTCTTTGGCATCATGGGTTTCCTGGGCATCAAACTGAGTGCCATCCCCGTGGTGATCCTTGTGGCCTCTGTGGGCATTGGTGTTGAGTTCACAGTCCACGTGGCTCTG GGCTTCCTGACCACCCAGGGTAGCCGGAACCTGCGGGCTGCCCACGCCCTAGAGCGCACGTTTGCCCCAGTGACCGATGGGGCCGTGTCCACGTTGCTGGGTCTGCTCATGCTTGCTGGCTCCAACTTTGACTTCATCATACG GTACTTTTTCGTGGTGCTAACTGTGCTCACACTCCTGGGCCTCCTCCATGGGCTCGTGCTGCTGCCTGTGCTGCTGTCCATCCTGGGCCCCCCGCCAGAG GTGGTACAGATGTACAAGGAGAGCCCAGAGGTCCTCAGCCCCCCAGCTCCACGAGAAGGAGGGCTCAGGTGGGGgttgccccccaccctgccccagagCTTTGCCAGAGTGACTACCTCCATGACGGTggccctccacccacccccactgcccGGTGCCTACATCCACCCAGCCTCTGACGAGCCCACTTGGTCCCCTGTTGCCACATCAGCTGCCAGCGGCTCCAGCAACCTCAGTTCCAGGGGACCATGTCCAGCCACTGGGTGA
- the PTCH2 gene encoding protein patched homolog 2 isoform X5, with protein sequence MARPPPLQELPPGYTPPARATSPQIPAGSLKAPLWLRAYFQGLLFSLGCGIQRHCGKVLFLGLLAFGALALGLRVAIVETDLEQLWVEVGSRVSQELHYTKEKLGEEAAYTSQMLIQTPRQEGENVLTPEALGLHLQAALTASKVQVSLYGKSWDLNKICYKSGIPLIENGMIERMIEKLFPCVILTPLDCFWEGAKLQGGSAYLPGRPDIQWTNLDPEQLLEELGPFASLEGFRELLDKAQVGQAYVGRPCLHPDDLHCPPSAPNHHSKQAPNVAQELSGGCHGFSHKFMHWQEELLLGGMARDPQGQLLRAEALQSTFLLMSPRQLYEHFRGDYQTHDIGWSEEQAGTVLQAWQRRFVQVSVRMGKGGARGCSLLLPLRSTLSLQLAQEALPQNSSQQIHAFSSTTLDDILHAFSEVSAARVVGGYLLMLAYACVTMLRWDCAQSQGAVGLAGVLLVALAVASGLGLCALLGIAFNAATTQVLPFLALGIGVDDIFLLAHAFTEAPPGTPLQERTGECLQRTGTSVALTSISHMVAFFMAALVPIPALRAFSLQAAIVVGCNFAAVMLVFPAVLSLDLHRRHCQRLDVLCCFSSPCSARVIQILPQELGDGTVPVGIAHLTATVQAFAHCEAGSQHVVTILPPRARLVPPPSDPLGSELFSPGGSTRDLLGQEEGTRQKATCSSLPCARWNLAHFARSQFAPLLLQSHSKAIVLVLFGALLGLSLYGATLVQDGLALTDVVPRGTKEHAFLSAQLRYFSLYEVALVTQGGFDYAHSQRALFDLHQRFSSLKAVLPTPATQAPRTWLHYYRNWLLGIQAAFDQDWASGRISRHSCRNGSEDGALAYKLLLQTGDAQEPLDFSQLTTRKLVDKEGLIAPELFYVGLTMWVSSDPLGLAASQANFYPPPPEWLHDKYDTTGENLRIPAAQPLEFAQFPFLLRGLQKTADFVEAIEGARAACAEAGQAGVRAYPSGSPFLFWEQYLGLRRYFLLAICILLVCTFLVCALLLLNPWTAGLIVLVLAMMTVELFGIMGFLGIKLSAIPVVILVASVGIGVEFTVHVALGFLTTQGSRNLRAAHALERTFAPVTDGAVSTLLGLLMLAGSNFDFIIRYFFVVLTVLTLLGLLHGLVLLPVLLSILGPPPELLYPMEAMVMHQ encoded by the exons atggcccggccgccgccgctcCAGGAGCTGCCCCCTGGCTATACACCCCCAGCTCGAGCCACGTCGCCCCAG atcccagccGGGAGCCTGAAGGCTCCACTCTGGCTTCGCGCTTACTTCCAGGGcctgctcttctctctgggcTGCGGGATCCAGAGACACTGTGGCAAAGTGCTCTTCCTGGGCCTCTTGGCCTTCGGAGCCCTGGCACTGGGTCTTCGCGTGGCCATCGTTGAGACAGACCTAGAACAGCTCTGGGTGGAAG TGGGCAGCCGGGTGAGCCAGGAGTTGCATTACACCAAGgagaagctgggggaggaggctgcATACACCTCCCAGATGCTGATACAGACCCCACGCCAGGAAGGGGAGAACGTCCTCACCCCCGAGGCGCTCGGCCTCCACCTCCAGGCAGCCCTCACCGCCAGTAAAGTGCAAGTATCACTCTACGGAAA GTCCTGGGATTTGAACAAAATCTGCTACAAGTCAGGGATTCCCCTAATTGAAAATGGAATGATTGAGCGG ATGATAGAGAAGCTGTTTCCGTGCGTGATCCTCACCCCCCTCGACTGCTTCTGGGAGGGCGCCAAGCTCCAAGGGGGCTCAGCCTACTTGCC TGGCCGCCCTGACATCCAGTGGACCAACCTGGATCCAGAGCAGCTGCTGGAGGAGCTGGGGCCCTTTGCCTCCCTCGAGGGCTTCCGGGAGCTGCTAGACAAGGCACAGGTGGGCCAGGCCTATGTGGGGCGGCCCTGTCTGCACCCTGACGACCTCCACTGCCCGCCTAGTGCCCCTAACCATCACAGCAAGCAG GCTCCCAacgtggctcaggagttgagtggGGGCTGTCACGGCTTTTCCCACAAGTTCATGCACTGGCAGGAGGAACTGCTGCTGGGGGGCATGGCCAGAGACCCCCAAGGACAGCTGCTGAG GGCGGAGGCCCTGCAGAGCACCTTCCTGCTGATGAGTCCCCGCCAGCTGTACGAGCACTTCCGGGGCGACTACCAGACGCATGACATCGGCTGGAGCGAGGAGCAGGCGGGGACAGTGCTACAGGCCTGGCAGCGGCGCTTCGTGCAGGTCAGTGTGCGGATGGGCAAGGGCGGTGCCCgaggctgctccctcctcctgcccctcagaTCCACCCTGTCTCTGCAGCTGGCTCAGGAGGCCCTGCCTCAGAATTCATCCCAGCAGATCCATGCCTTTTCCTCCACCACTCTGGATGACATCCTGCATGCTTTCTCTGAAGTCAGTGCTGCCCGTGTGGTCGGAGGCTATCTGCTCATG CTAGCCTATGCTTGCGTGACGATGCTGCGCTGGGACTGTGCCCAGTCCCAGGGTGCCGTGGGCCTTGCGGGGGTGCTGCTGGTAGCCCTGGCGGTGGCCTCGGGCCTTGGGCTCTGCGCCCTGCTGGGCATCGCCTTCAATGCCGCcactacccag GTGCTGCCCTTCTTGGCACTGGGCATCGGCGTGGATGACATATTCCTGCTGGCACATGCCTTCACAGAGGCTCCACCTGGCACCCCTCTCCAG GAGCGCACAGGTGAGTGTCTGCAGCGCACAGGCACCAGCGTCGCACTCACGTCCATCAGCCACATGGTTGCCTTCTTCATGGCCGCCCTGGTTCCCATCCCGGCCCTGCGGGCCTTCTCCCTGCAG GCAGCCATAGTCGTTGGCTGCAACTTTGCAGCCGTGATGCTTGTCTTCCCAGCGGTCCTCAGTCTGGACCTGCACCGACGCCACTGCCAGCGCCTTGACGTGCTCTGCTGCTTCTCTAG ccCCTGCTCTGCGCGGGTAATTCAGATCCTGCCCCAGGAACTGGGGGACGGGACGGTGCCAGTGGGCATCGCCCACCTGACCGCCACGGTTCAAGCCTTTGCCCACTGCGAAGCCGGCAGCCAGCACGTCGTCACCATCCTGCCTCCCCGAGCCCGCTTGGTGCCCCCACCTTCTGACCCACTGGGCTCTGAGCTCTTCAGCCCAGGAGGATCCACACGGGACCTTCTAGGCCAAGAGGAGGGGACGAGACAAAAGGCAACCTGCAGCTCCCTGCCCTGTGCCCGCTGGAATCTTGCCCATTTTGCCCGCTCTCAGTTTGCACCCTTGCTGCTCCAGTCACACAGCAAG GCCATCGTGCTGGTGCTCTTTGGGGCTCTCCTGGGCCTGAGCCTCTACGGAGCAACCTTGGTGCAGGATGGGCTGGCCCTGACGGATGTGGTGCCTCGGGGCACCAAGGAGCACGCCTTCCTGAGCGCCCAGCTCAGGTACTTCTCCCTGTACGAGGTGGCCCTGGTGACGCAGGGTGGCTTTGACTACGCCCACTCCCAACGCGCCCTCTTTGATCTGCACCAGCGCTTCAGCTCTCTCAAGGCCGTGCTGCCCACAcctgccacccaggcgccgcgCACCTGGCTACACTATTACCGGAACTGGCTCCTGG GAATCCAGGCCGCCTTTGACCAGGACTGGGCTTCTGGGCGCATTAGCCGCCACTCGTGCCGCAATGGCTCCGAGGACGGGGCCCTGGCCTACAAGCTGCTCCTCCAGACCGGGGATGCCCAAGAGCCTCTGGATTTCAGCCAG ctgACCACACGGAAGCTGGTAGACAAGGAGGGGCTGATTGCACCTGAGCTCTTCTACGTGGGGCTGACCATGTGGGTAAGCAGTGACCCGCTGGGCCTGGCGGCCTCACAGGCCAACTTCTACCCCCCACCTCCCGAGTGGCTGCACGACAAGTACGACACCACCGGGGAGAACCTTCGCA TCCCGGCGGCCCAGCCCCTGGAGTTTGCCCAGTTCCCCTTCCTACTGCGTGGCCTCCAGAAGACTGCGGACTTTGTGGAGGCCATCGAGGGGGCCCGGGCAGCATGCGCCGAGGCAGGTCAGGCCGGGGTGCGCGCCTACCCCAGCGgctcccccttcctcttctggGAGCAGTATCTGGGCCTGCGGCGCTACTTCCTGCTGGCTATCTGCATCCTGCTGGTATGCACTTTCCTCGTCTGTGCCCTGCTGCTGCTCAACCCCTGGACGGCTGGCCTCATC GTACTGGTCCTGGCGATGATGACTGTGGAGCTCTTTGGCATCATGGGTTTCCTGGGCATCAAACTGAGTGCCATCCCCGTGGTGATCCTTGTGGCCTCTGTGGGCATTGGTGTTGAGTTCACAGTCCACGTGGCTCTG GGCTTCCTGACCACCCAGGGTAGCCGGAACCTGCGGGCTGCCCACGCCCTAGAGCGCACGTTTGCCCCAGTGACCGATGGGGCCGTGTCCACGTTGCTGGGTCTGCTCATGCTTGCTGGCTCCAACTTTGACTTCATCATACG GTACTTTTTCGTGGTGCTAACTGTGCTCACACTCCTGGGCCTCCTCCATGGGCTCGTGCTGCTGCCTGTGCTGCTGTCCATCCTGGGCCCCCCGCCAGAG CTCCTGTATCCTATGGAAGCCATGGTGATGCACCAGTGA